The Acanthochromis polyacanthus isolate Apoly-LR-REF ecotype Palm Island chromosome 5, KAUST_Apoly_ChrSc, whole genome shotgun sequence genome includes a window with the following:
- the LOC127534091 gene encoding inter-alpha-trypsin inhibitor heavy chain H3-like isoform X2: MERTVVQLTLFGLLLALATTLPNKDDWDIYSFHINSTVTDRYATTVITSRVANRMDESKEIEFHVRIPKNAFISKFRMFIDGQAYDGIVKAKEQAQKQYTEAVSRGQSAGIVSSVGRTLEEFKTSVTVAAHQKVTFELTYEELMKRTLGKYELQIHARPMQPVKDFKVDVHIHEKAGISFINVKGGLSTKALANAITKEQADKQAWVHFYPTEDQQKTCDSCGVDGMNGDLVIVYDVNRDTTLGDIKKSDGYFVHHFAPTGLSRIPKNVVFLIDQSGSMHGRKIEQTRIALIHILNDLAEDDYFGLITFDGNIIHWKQELVQASSENVESAKNFARTIRDRGATDINQAVLKGASMLNAHPREGSASILILLTDGDPTSGETNIEVIQSNVRRAIADKFPLYCLGFGFDVNFKFLEKMSLQNNGVARRIYEDSDADLQLKGFYEEVATPLLTDLTLLYAGGTNLTQTNFSMYYNGSEIVVAGQITDNDVETLTPQVVAISGNRRVTFSGTNTSVESTGTESGGHIQRVWAYLTVKQLLEKELQLSGPEKEKVKKDALELSLQYSFVTPLTSMVVTKPPGENTDVLHKPKEGEAPERQANTRTPQYHFRLHSSPIHQTPGFGGGGYGRGYGVAAGGGGYGVAAGGPPGNPWIPVQMPGMIPGFVMDVYEGRAGSGHQKLKLKRPPVQRPRPTFVSTAAATSAPLLHRFLLKSDSASPPLCFDVNGAALLKLLHHPSRELYVNGELDSVTNGGFKKIVVHFTADQHVEVTTTGVTVRVGQNVTHHTGQDPIAVGSMTVIRRDKEIDVAAADARLVILVHQKNGKELLWPVLRQKPSATNMEGILALLPAVYEEVQQASLTKLKIKDQEISATSATAVDYGVVFPLTMNCWLMSAESALQRRLDDFFVAQL, from the exons ATGGAGAGAACTGTGGTGCAGCTAACCCTCTTTGGGCTGCTGCTGGCTTTGGCTACCACACTACCAAACAAG GATGACTGGGACATCTACAGCTTTCACATCAACTCTACAGTGACCGATCGCTATGCCACCACTGTCATCACAAGCCGTGTGGCCAATCGTATGGATGAGTCAAAGGAAATAGAATTCCACGTTAGGATTCCAAAGAATGCCTTCATCAGTAAATTCAGAAT GTTTATAGATGGCCAGGCATATGATGGTATTGTGAAAGCTAAGGAGCAGGCTCAGAAGCAGTATACTGAAGCTGTATCTCGTGGCCAAAGCGCTGGAATTGTCAG CTCTGTAGGCAGGACCCTGGAAGAATTCAAGACTTCTGTCACTGTGGCTGCTCACCAAAAGGTCACCTTTGAACTCACATATGAGGAACTGATGAAACGTACCCTTGGGAAGTATGAGTTGCAAATCCATGCTCGACCGATGCAGCCTGTCAAAGACTTCAAG GTTGATGTGCACATTCATGAGAAAGCTGGCATCAGTTTCATCAATGTGAAAGGAGGACTAAGCACCAAAGCCCTGGCTAATGCCATCACCAAAGAACAAGCAGACAAACAG GCATGGGTGCATTTCTATCCAACAGAGGACCAACAGAAAACGTGTGACAGCTGCGGAGTGGATGGTATGAATGGAGATCTAGTTATTGTTTATGATGTAAACAGGGACACCACACTGGGAGACATCAAG AAATCTGATGGGTACTTTGTTCATCACTTTGCTCCAACTGGTCTTTCCCgaataccaaaaaatgttgtctttCTTATTGATCAAAGTGGCTCAATGCATGGCAGAAAAATAGAGCAG ACACGAATCGCATTAATCCACATCTTAAATGACCTGGCTGAAGATGACTACTTTGGTCTTATCACTTTTGATGGTAACATTATTCACTGGAAACAAGAACTTGTTCAGGCCAGCAGTGAAAATGTGGAGAGCGCCAAGAATTTTGCAAGGACAATAAGAGATAGAGGAG CCACAGACATTAACCAAGCAGTGTTGAAAGGAGCAAGTATGCTGAATGCACATCCAAGAGAAGGTTCAGCATCTATCCTTATACTTCTCACAGATGGAGATCCAACCTCAG GCGAGACAAATATTGAAGTGATACAGTCCAATGTCAGAAGGGCCATTGCAGATAAATTCCCACTCTACTGTCTTGGTTTTGGTTTTGACGTCAATTTTAAGTTCCTTGAGAAAATGTCACTACAGAACAATGGTGTGGCAAGACGAATTTATGAAGACTCTGACGCTGATTTGCAGCTGAAG GGTTTCTATGAAGAGGTAGCTACTCCTCTGTTGACAGACCTGACACTACTCTATGCTGGTGGAACCAATCTTACCCAGACTAACTTCAGCATGTATTATAATGGCTCTGAGATCGTGGTGGCTGGTCAGATCACTGACAATGACGTGGAAACTCTCACTCCACAAGTTGTGGCCATTTCG GGGAATAGAAGGGTAACCTTTTCTGGCACAAACACCTCTGTGGAGTCGACTGGAACGGAGTCTGGTGGCCACATCCAGAGGGTTTGGGCCTACCTCACAGTTAAACAGCTTCTGGAGAAAGA GCTGCAGTTATCTGGACCTGAGAAAGAGAAGGTGAAGAAAGATGCTTTGGAGTTGTCACTTCAGTATAGCTTTGTGACCCCACTCACATCCATGGTGGTCACCAAGCCTCCAGGGGAGAACACAGATGTGCTTCATAAACCCAAGGAAGGTGAAGCACCAGAGAGGCAGGCCAATACCAGGACTCCTCAATACCATTTTCGTCTTCACTCATCTCCGATACACCAGACACCAGGTTTTG GGGGAGGAGGCTATGGGAGAGGCTATGGTGTGGCTGCAG GGGGAGGAGGCTATGGTGTGGCTGCAG GGGGACCACCTGGCAATCCTTGGATTCCAG TGCAGATGCCAG GGATGATACCAG GTTTTGTCATGGACGTCTATGAGG gtcGTGCCGGCAGTGGGCatcaaaaactaaaacttaAGAGAC CACCTGTTCAGCGTCCTCGTCCTACCTTCGtgtcaacagcagcagcaacttcTG CCCCTcttttgcacagatttttgcTGAAATCTGACAGTGCATCTCCTCCACTATGCTTTGATGTCAACGGAGCTGCTCTCCTTAAACTGCTGCACCACCCCAGCAGAG AGCTGTATGTGAACGGTGAGCTTGACTCAGTAACAAATGGGGGCTTCAAAAAGATTGTCGTCCACTTCACTGCTGATCAGCATGTTGAAGTTACCACCACAGGAGTCACTGTGCGAGTGGGGCAGAATGTAACACACCACACTGGACAGGATCCCATCGCAGTCGGAAG TATGACAGTGATTCGGCGGGACAAGGAAATCGATGTTGCAGCTGCAGATGCTCGCCTGGTCATTTTAGTTCATCAGAAGAATGGCAAAGAATTGCTTTGGCCAGTTTTGAGACAGAAGCCGTCAGCCACCAACATGGAGGGAATTTTAG CTCTATTGCCAGCAGTTTATGAGGAGGTGCAGCAAGCTTCCCTCACAAAACTGAAGATCAAAGACCAGGAGATTTCTGCCACCAG
- the LOC127534091 gene encoding inter-alpha-trypsin inhibitor heavy chain H3-like isoform X3: MERTVVQLTLFGLLLALATTLPNKDDWDIYSFHINSTVTDRYATTVITSRVANRMDESKEIEFHVRIPKNAFISKFRMFIDGQAYDGIVKAKEQAQKQYTEAVSRGQSAGIVSSVGRTLEEFKTSVTVAAHQKVTFELTYEELMKRTLGKYELQIHARPMQPVKDFKVDVHIHEKAGISFINVKGGLSTKALANAITKEQADKQAWVHFYPTEDQQKTCDSCGVDGMNGDLVIVYDVNRDTTLGDIKKSDGYFVHHFAPTGLSRIPKNVVFLIDQSGSMHGRKIEQTRIALIHILNDLAEDDYFGLITFDGNIIHWKQELVQASSENVESAKNFARTIRDRGATDINQAVLKGASMLNAHPREGSASILILLTDGDPTSGETNIEVIQSNVRRAIADKFPLYCLGFGFDVNFKFLEKMSLQNNGVARRIYEDSDADLQLKGFYEEVATPLLTDLTLLYAGGTNLTQTNFSMYYNGSEIVVAGQITDNDVETLTPQVVAISGNRRVTFSGTNTSVESTGTESGGHIQRVWAYLTVKQLLEKELQLSGPEKEKVKKDALELSLQYSFVTPLTSMVVTKPPGENTDVLHKPKEGEAPERQANTRTPQYHFRLHSSPIHQTPGFGVMPRGGGYGRGYGVAAGGGGYGVAAGGPPGNPWIPVQMPGMIPGFVMDVYEAPVQRPRPTFVSTAAATSAPLLHRFLLKSDSASPPLCFDVNGAALLKLLHHPSRELYVNGELDSVTNGGFKKIVVHFTADQHVEVTTTGVTVRVGQNVTHHTGQDPIAVGSMTVIRRDKEIDVAAADARLVILVHQKNGKELLWPVLRQKPSATNMEGILALLPAVYEEVQQASLTKLKIKDQEISATSATAVDYGVVFPLTMNCWLMSAESALQRRLDDFFVAQL; this comes from the exons ATGGAGAGAACTGTGGTGCAGCTAACCCTCTTTGGGCTGCTGCTGGCTTTGGCTACCACACTACCAAACAAG GATGACTGGGACATCTACAGCTTTCACATCAACTCTACAGTGACCGATCGCTATGCCACCACTGTCATCACAAGCCGTGTGGCCAATCGTATGGATGAGTCAAAGGAAATAGAATTCCACGTTAGGATTCCAAAGAATGCCTTCATCAGTAAATTCAGAAT GTTTATAGATGGCCAGGCATATGATGGTATTGTGAAAGCTAAGGAGCAGGCTCAGAAGCAGTATACTGAAGCTGTATCTCGTGGCCAAAGCGCTGGAATTGTCAG CTCTGTAGGCAGGACCCTGGAAGAATTCAAGACTTCTGTCACTGTGGCTGCTCACCAAAAGGTCACCTTTGAACTCACATATGAGGAACTGATGAAACGTACCCTTGGGAAGTATGAGTTGCAAATCCATGCTCGACCGATGCAGCCTGTCAAAGACTTCAAG GTTGATGTGCACATTCATGAGAAAGCTGGCATCAGTTTCATCAATGTGAAAGGAGGACTAAGCACCAAAGCCCTGGCTAATGCCATCACCAAAGAACAAGCAGACAAACAG GCATGGGTGCATTTCTATCCAACAGAGGACCAACAGAAAACGTGTGACAGCTGCGGAGTGGATGGTATGAATGGAGATCTAGTTATTGTTTATGATGTAAACAGGGACACCACACTGGGAGACATCAAG AAATCTGATGGGTACTTTGTTCATCACTTTGCTCCAACTGGTCTTTCCCgaataccaaaaaatgttgtctttCTTATTGATCAAAGTGGCTCAATGCATGGCAGAAAAATAGAGCAG ACACGAATCGCATTAATCCACATCTTAAATGACCTGGCTGAAGATGACTACTTTGGTCTTATCACTTTTGATGGTAACATTATTCACTGGAAACAAGAACTTGTTCAGGCCAGCAGTGAAAATGTGGAGAGCGCCAAGAATTTTGCAAGGACAATAAGAGATAGAGGAG CCACAGACATTAACCAAGCAGTGTTGAAAGGAGCAAGTATGCTGAATGCACATCCAAGAGAAGGTTCAGCATCTATCCTTATACTTCTCACAGATGGAGATCCAACCTCAG GCGAGACAAATATTGAAGTGATACAGTCCAATGTCAGAAGGGCCATTGCAGATAAATTCCCACTCTACTGTCTTGGTTTTGGTTTTGACGTCAATTTTAAGTTCCTTGAGAAAATGTCACTACAGAACAATGGTGTGGCAAGACGAATTTATGAAGACTCTGACGCTGATTTGCAGCTGAAG GGTTTCTATGAAGAGGTAGCTACTCCTCTGTTGACAGACCTGACACTACTCTATGCTGGTGGAACCAATCTTACCCAGACTAACTTCAGCATGTATTATAATGGCTCTGAGATCGTGGTGGCTGGTCAGATCACTGACAATGACGTGGAAACTCTCACTCCACAAGTTGTGGCCATTTCG GGGAATAGAAGGGTAACCTTTTCTGGCACAAACACCTCTGTGGAGTCGACTGGAACGGAGTCTGGTGGCCACATCCAGAGGGTTTGGGCCTACCTCACAGTTAAACAGCTTCTGGAGAAAGA GCTGCAGTTATCTGGACCTGAGAAAGAGAAGGTGAAGAAAGATGCTTTGGAGTTGTCACTTCAGTATAGCTTTGTGACCCCACTCACATCCATGGTGGTCACCAAGCCTCCAGGGGAGAACACAGATGTGCTTCATAAACCCAAGGAAGGTGAAGCACCAGAGAGGCAGGCCAATACCAGGACTCCTCAATACCATTTTCGTCTTCACTCATCTCCGATACACCAGACACCAGGTTTTG GGGTGATGCCAA GGGGAGGAGGCTATGGGAGAGGCTATGGTGTGGCTGCAG GGGGAGGAGGCTATGGTGTGGCTGCAG GGGGACCACCTGGCAATCCTTGGATTCCAG TGCAGATGCCAG GGATGATACCAG GTTTTGTCATGGACGTCTATGAGG CACCTGTTCAGCGTCCTCGTCCTACCTTCGtgtcaacagcagcagcaacttcTG CCCCTcttttgcacagatttttgcTGAAATCTGACAGTGCATCTCCTCCACTATGCTTTGATGTCAACGGAGCTGCTCTCCTTAAACTGCTGCACCACCCCAGCAGAG AGCTGTATGTGAACGGTGAGCTTGACTCAGTAACAAATGGGGGCTTCAAAAAGATTGTCGTCCACTTCACTGCTGATCAGCATGTTGAAGTTACCACCACAGGAGTCACTGTGCGAGTGGGGCAGAATGTAACACACCACACTGGACAGGATCCCATCGCAGTCGGAAG TATGACAGTGATTCGGCGGGACAAGGAAATCGATGTTGCAGCTGCAGATGCTCGCCTGGTCATTTTAGTTCATCAGAAGAATGGCAAAGAATTGCTTTGGCCAGTTTTGAGACAGAAGCCGTCAGCCACCAACATGGAGGGAATTTTAG CTCTATTGCCAGCAGTTTATGAGGAGGTGCAGCAAGCTTCCCTCACAAAACTGAAGATCAAAGACCAGGAGATTTCTGCCACCAG
- the LOC127534091 gene encoding inter-alpha-trypsin inhibitor heavy chain H3-like isoform X1 gives MERTVVQLTLFGLLLALATTLPNKDDWDIYSFHINSTVTDRYATTVITSRVANRMDESKEIEFHVRIPKNAFISKFRMFIDGQAYDGIVKAKEQAQKQYTEAVSRGQSAGIVSSVGRTLEEFKTSVTVAAHQKVTFELTYEELMKRTLGKYELQIHARPMQPVKDFKVDVHIHEKAGISFINVKGGLSTKALANAITKEQADKQAWVHFYPTEDQQKTCDSCGVDGMNGDLVIVYDVNRDTTLGDIKKSDGYFVHHFAPTGLSRIPKNVVFLIDQSGSMHGRKIEQTRIALIHILNDLAEDDYFGLITFDGNIIHWKQELVQASSENVESAKNFARTIRDRGATDINQAVLKGASMLNAHPREGSASILILLTDGDPTSGETNIEVIQSNVRRAIADKFPLYCLGFGFDVNFKFLEKMSLQNNGVARRIYEDSDADLQLKGFYEEVATPLLTDLTLLYAGGTNLTQTNFSMYYNGSEIVVAGQITDNDVETLTPQVVAISGNRRVTFSGTNTSVESTGTESGGHIQRVWAYLTVKQLLEKELQLSGPEKEKVKKDALELSLQYSFVTPLTSMVVTKPPGENTDVLHKPKEGEAPERQANTRTPQYHFRLHSSPIHQTPGFGVMPRGGGYGRGYGVAAGGGGYGVAAGGPPGNPWIPVQMPGMIPGFVMDVYEGRAGSGHQKLKLKRPPVQRPRPTFVSTAAATSAPLLHRFLLKSDSASPPLCFDVNGAALLKLLHHPSRELYVNGELDSVTNGGFKKIVVHFTADQHVEVTTTGVTVRVGQNVTHHTGQDPIAVGSMTVIRRDKEIDVAAADARLVILVHQKNGKELLWPVLRQKPSATNMEGILALLPAVYEEVQQASLTKLKIKDQEISATSATAVDYGVVFPLTMNCWLMSAESALQRRLDDFFVAQL, from the exons ATGGAGAGAACTGTGGTGCAGCTAACCCTCTTTGGGCTGCTGCTGGCTTTGGCTACCACACTACCAAACAAG GATGACTGGGACATCTACAGCTTTCACATCAACTCTACAGTGACCGATCGCTATGCCACCACTGTCATCACAAGCCGTGTGGCCAATCGTATGGATGAGTCAAAGGAAATAGAATTCCACGTTAGGATTCCAAAGAATGCCTTCATCAGTAAATTCAGAAT GTTTATAGATGGCCAGGCATATGATGGTATTGTGAAAGCTAAGGAGCAGGCTCAGAAGCAGTATACTGAAGCTGTATCTCGTGGCCAAAGCGCTGGAATTGTCAG CTCTGTAGGCAGGACCCTGGAAGAATTCAAGACTTCTGTCACTGTGGCTGCTCACCAAAAGGTCACCTTTGAACTCACATATGAGGAACTGATGAAACGTACCCTTGGGAAGTATGAGTTGCAAATCCATGCTCGACCGATGCAGCCTGTCAAAGACTTCAAG GTTGATGTGCACATTCATGAGAAAGCTGGCATCAGTTTCATCAATGTGAAAGGAGGACTAAGCACCAAAGCCCTGGCTAATGCCATCACCAAAGAACAAGCAGACAAACAG GCATGGGTGCATTTCTATCCAACAGAGGACCAACAGAAAACGTGTGACAGCTGCGGAGTGGATGGTATGAATGGAGATCTAGTTATTGTTTATGATGTAAACAGGGACACCACACTGGGAGACATCAAG AAATCTGATGGGTACTTTGTTCATCACTTTGCTCCAACTGGTCTTTCCCgaataccaaaaaatgttgtctttCTTATTGATCAAAGTGGCTCAATGCATGGCAGAAAAATAGAGCAG ACACGAATCGCATTAATCCACATCTTAAATGACCTGGCTGAAGATGACTACTTTGGTCTTATCACTTTTGATGGTAACATTATTCACTGGAAACAAGAACTTGTTCAGGCCAGCAGTGAAAATGTGGAGAGCGCCAAGAATTTTGCAAGGACAATAAGAGATAGAGGAG CCACAGACATTAACCAAGCAGTGTTGAAAGGAGCAAGTATGCTGAATGCACATCCAAGAGAAGGTTCAGCATCTATCCTTATACTTCTCACAGATGGAGATCCAACCTCAG GCGAGACAAATATTGAAGTGATACAGTCCAATGTCAGAAGGGCCATTGCAGATAAATTCCCACTCTACTGTCTTGGTTTTGGTTTTGACGTCAATTTTAAGTTCCTTGAGAAAATGTCACTACAGAACAATGGTGTGGCAAGACGAATTTATGAAGACTCTGACGCTGATTTGCAGCTGAAG GGTTTCTATGAAGAGGTAGCTACTCCTCTGTTGACAGACCTGACACTACTCTATGCTGGTGGAACCAATCTTACCCAGACTAACTTCAGCATGTATTATAATGGCTCTGAGATCGTGGTGGCTGGTCAGATCACTGACAATGACGTGGAAACTCTCACTCCACAAGTTGTGGCCATTTCG GGGAATAGAAGGGTAACCTTTTCTGGCACAAACACCTCTGTGGAGTCGACTGGAACGGAGTCTGGTGGCCACATCCAGAGGGTTTGGGCCTACCTCACAGTTAAACAGCTTCTGGAGAAAGA GCTGCAGTTATCTGGACCTGAGAAAGAGAAGGTGAAGAAAGATGCTTTGGAGTTGTCACTTCAGTATAGCTTTGTGACCCCACTCACATCCATGGTGGTCACCAAGCCTCCAGGGGAGAACACAGATGTGCTTCATAAACCCAAGGAAGGTGAAGCACCAGAGAGGCAGGCCAATACCAGGACTCCTCAATACCATTTTCGTCTTCACTCATCTCCGATACACCAGACACCAGGTTTTG GGGTGATGCCAA GGGGAGGAGGCTATGGGAGAGGCTATGGTGTGGCTGCAG GGGGAGGAGGCTATGGTGTGGCTGCAG GGGGACCACCTGGCAATCCTTGGATTCCAG TGCAGATGCCAG GGATGATACCAG GTTTTGTCATGGACGTCTATGAGG gtcGTGCCGGCAGTGGGCatcaaaaactaaaacttaAGAGAC CACCTGTTCAGCGTCCTCGTCCTACCTTCGtgtcaacagcagcagcaacttcTG CCCCTcttttgcacagatttttgcTGAAATCTGACAGTGCATCTCCTCCACTATGCTTTGATGTCAACGGAGCTGCTCTCCTTAAACTGCTGCACCACCCCAGCAGAG AGCTGTATGTGAACGGTGAGCTTGACTCAGTAACAAATGGGGGCTTCAAAAAGATTGTCGTCCACTTCACTGCTGATCAGCATGTTGAAGTTACCACCACAGGAGTCACTGTGCGAGTGGGGCAGAATGTAACACACCACACTGGACAGGATCCCATCGCAGTCGGAAG TATGACAGTGATTCGGCGGGACAAGGAAATCGATGTTGCAGCTGCAGATGCTCGCCTGGTCATTTTAGTTCATCAGAAGAATGGCAAAGAATTGCTTTGGCCAGTTTTGAGACAGAAGCCGTCAGCCACCAACATGGAGGGAATTTTAG CTCTATTGCCAGCAGTTTATGAGGAGGTGCAGCAAGCTTCCCTCACAAAACTGAAGATCAAAGACCAGGAGATTTCTGCCACCAG